One Plasmodium cynomolgi strain B DNA, chromosome 12, whole genome shotgun sequence genomic region harbors:
- a CDS encoding ER lumen protein retaining receptor 1 (putative) codes for MFSFLMVFVKIEMNKSCAGVSLKMMECYVVLNTARLLSIVPFEGYLPYDKSGDWLYQLVEAISLFINCCIVYLCRYKYKSSYDSTNDIFNNLFLIIPAFVIAIFVHPSLNSFLPADVAWSFALYLESVCVLPQLSMFQKEGKVAAFTTHFLASQAFSKVLSFLFWIVSHRELNSSDNIIKSYVGVWVVIMQIVQLVLMGDFIYHYVRCLSKGVSFDNLLNENV; via the exons ATGTTCTCCTTCCTCATggtatttgtaaaaattgaaatgaaTAAATCGTGTGCAGGGGTATCTCTGAAGATGATGGAATGCTATGTCGTTTTGAACACGGCCAGACTGCTCTCTATCGTTCCATTCGAAGGATACTTGCCTTATGACAAAAGTGGGGATTGGCTTTACCAACTGGTGGAAGCTATTTCGCTATTCATTAATTGCTGCATTGTGTACCTGTGCAGGTATAAATACAAAAGCAGCTACGACAGCACGAacgatatttttaacaacctCTTTTTAATCATCCCCGCCTTTGTCAtcgccatttttgtgcaccccTCGCTGAACTCCTTTCTCCCGGCCGAT GTAGCCTGGTCCTTTGCCCTGTACCTGGAGTCCGTGTGCGTGCTACCGCAGCTGTCCATGTTTCAGAAGGAG GGCAAAGTCGCAGCTTTTACCACCCACTTCTTGGCCTCACAAGCCTTTTCAAAG GTTTTGTCTTTCCTCTTTTGGATAGTGTCACATAGAGAATTGAATTCCTCGGACAACATC ATCAAGTCGTACGTCGGCGTATGGGTCGTAATCATGCAAATCGTCCAGCTGGTGCTCATGGGAGATTTTATATATCACTACGTTCGATGCCTGAGCAAGGGAGTCTCCTTTGACAACCtgttaaatgaaaatgtgtga
- a CDS encoding DnaJ domain containing protein (putative), with protein MFFIRKRYFGFSHGLGVSAAIQRRPFSTKNFYEILNVQRNSSKNEIKQAYRKLALKYHPDRNPNNRKESEKMFREITEAYETLSDENKKKIYDSQLNHGFSAGNFGNNYSNMSSNGKTNYTYQTRRMSDEEIEKVFKNVFGTMNLNDIFKSNVFGEGNFSPRGMENDFFTKFGSAGSYRSSSDNIKQTNIKTEIIPRGNKIIEKTTKIITYHDGVVKQEITEREISGNSKEYDMSDFDVFYKNNFNKVDPRVSRSEFVDYKKMGKENSLGKQVMRYAFGIISIATRRILVNFVIQVMRRIIQGIIHMLRRR; from the exons atgtttttcattCGTAAGCGGTACTTTGGCTTTTCCCATGGTTTGGGCGTATCGGCCGCCATCCAGAGGAG ACCCTTTAGCACGAAAAACTTCTACGAAATTTTAAACGTCCAACGGAATagcagtaaaaatgaaataaagcaAGCATATCGAAAGCTGGCCCTCAAGTATCACCCAGACAGGAATCCAAATAATCGAAAAGAAtcggaaaaaatgtttagaGAAATAACAGAAGCATATGAGACCTTAAGtgacgaaaataaaaagaaaatttatgaCAGTCAGCTAAATCATGGGTTCTCTGCTGGGAATTTTGGTAATAACTACAGCAACATGAGCAGCAatgggaaaacaaattacaCGTACCAGACAAGGAGAATGAGTGATGAGGAAATCGAGAAGGTTTTTAAGAACGTTTTTGGCACCATGAACCtgaatgatatttttaaatcaaaCGTTTTTGGGGAG gGTAACTTCTCCCCGAGAGGGATggaaaacgatttttttacaaaatttggaTCAGCGG GATCCTATCGGAGCAGCAGTGACAATATAAAAC agACGAACATAAAAACGGAGATCATCCCGcgaggaaacaaaataatcgaGAAGACGACCAAAATAATTACCTACCACGACGGGGTCGTCAAGCAGGAGATCACGGAAAGGGAGATAAGCGGCAACAGCAAAG AATACGACATGTCAGATTTTGACGttttctataaaaataatttcaacAAGGTGGATCCTCGTGTGAGTCGAAGCGAATTTGttgattataaaaaaatgggaaaagaaaacagcTTAGGGAAACAGGTTATGCGATATGCATTTGGGATCATTTCCATTGCCACGAGAAGGATCCTTGTGAATTTTGTGATACAAGTTATGAGAAGGATCATACAAGGGATTATTCACATGCTGCGGCGCAGGTGA